The Terriglobus roseus region AATCTCCATCACGTGGGTGCGTGCCGCGGGGCCCTGGCCGATGATGATGTCGAGCTTGTAGTCCTCAAGCGCGGTATAGAGCTTTTCTTCCAGCACCGGCTGCAGGCGGTGGATTTCGTCGAGGAAGAGCACCTGCTTTTCGCGCAGGTTAGTGAGGATGGCGGTGAGATCGCCCTGGATTTGCAGGGCAGGGCCGCTGGTCTGCTGGAAGCCCACGTTCATCTCGTTGGCGATGATGGTGGCGAGTGTGGTTTTGCCGAGACCCGGGGGGCCGTAGAGCAGGACGTGATCGAGAGCATCGCCGCGTGATTTTGCGGCTTCGAGCGCGATGGCGAGCTGCTCTTTCGCCTTGTGCTGGCCGATGAATTCGCCGAGGCGGTTGGGCCGCAGCTTGAGTTCAAAGGCTGCGTCTTCGCCCATGCTGCTGGCGCTGACGAGGCGCTCTGCATCTGCTGAGGGAGTGGAGCGGTTCAGGTCAAAGCGCTTTTTGTTGAGAAAGTCCATCGTTCAGGTCGCTAAGGCGATGGTACGGCGAAGATTGCGCTGTGGCAACGGCGCTGCCTGATAGGCTGTGGCCCATGACCCGAAAGCATGAAAACACATCGCGTTCGCTCGTCATTGTTGCGTTCGCCTGCGTTTACTTTTTTTGGGGATCGACGTTTGTTGCGATTCGCGTGGGTGTGCAGTCGCTTTCGCCTGCGTTTGTCTCGGGGTTTCGTTACTGCGCGGCGGGCGTGATTATGCTGACGGTGCTTGCGCTGCGCGGGACTCGGATTGTGTTGCCGCGTGCGGAGTTTCAGCGTGCGCTGTTGTTGGGCGTGGTGATGCTTACGGGCAATAACGTGATGATCAGTTGGGCAGAGCAGTCGCTTTCTGCCGGGCTGGCTGCGTTGCTGGCTGCGGGCATCCCCCTGATGATTGCGCTGGCGGAGACGTTTATTCCTGGCGGCACACCGTTGAATCGCATGGGCTGGCTGGGGACGGTGCTGGGGTTTGCGGGGCTGGTTGTATTGCTGGCTCCGTTGTTGCGCGGCGGTGTTGGTTCTGCTTCGACAGGCGTGGTGATCATGCTGGTGGCGGACCTGCTGTGGGTTGTGGGTTCGCTTTATTCCGGGCGCAGGCCTTCGACTGTTGATCCGCTGCTGGGTGCTGGATGGCAGATGTTGCTGGGCGGCACGTTGAGCATTGTGCTGGGATCAGCGCTGGGCGGATGGCAGAGTGCGCATTGGAATAAGAGCGCGCTGCTGGCGGTGTTGTGGCTGGTGTTCTTTGGATCGCTGGTGGGCTACACGGCGTACATGTGGCTGCTGCATCATGTGCCGGTGGCGAAGGTGGCAACGTATGCGTATGTGAATCCGATTGTGAGTGTGGCTTTGAGTTCGGTGCTGCTGCATGAGTCGCTGCATGGATCGCAGTGGATTGCGATGGCAATCATTCTGGCTTCTGTTGCGTTGGTGACGGCAAGTAAGTCAAAACCGAAGGCTGCTTAGTGCGAATCCAATAGTTGTTGTGCGGCTCGGATGCCGCTGCGCAATGCGCCGTGGACTGTGCCCCAATGGCCGGTGGTGTCTGTGTGTTCGCCTGCGAAGAAGAGCGTGTCTTCGACGGGATGCGTCATCTTTTCTGAAGCGTCGACCGCGCCTGCGGGCACCCATGAATAAGCTCCACCGAAGAGTGGATCGCTGCTCCAGTCGTGGCGATGCTGCGTGACGAGTTCGTCGAGTATCTGCTGCTTTGGCACACCGAAGATGCGTGAGAGGTCGTGGCATGCGGCTTCCGCAATTTGCTCATCGGTCATTGCAGCGAAGGCTTCTGTGGATGTACCGCCCGCCCATGCTGTGAGTACGGGATCGAGTGAGGGATAGCCCGCCCAGAAGACGCGGAAGTTCAGGTCGCTTCGTTGTTCTTCGGGAAGAATGAAGGAGAGTTTTTGAAGCGCCTTCTTCTGCAGGTGATCGAGTTGTGCCCACCAACGGTTGCGGAAGACCAGGCACATGCGAACGACTGGGCCCATCGCCATGCGGTTGGCTTGCTGCAGGATGTCAGCTGGCGCGGGAGAGAATGCAACACTGGATGATTGCAGGACACCGAGCGGCAGCGTGATGATTGCTGCGTCTGCATGAAGCGATTCGTCTGAGTGCAGTTGGACATCGACTGATCCGCGCGACCATGTGATGGATTTCACTTGTGACTGCAAACGGAGTGTTCCGCCGAGACGTGTGAAGCGTGCGGCGATTTCTTTTGGGAGGCGATGGTATCCGCCCTTTACGTGGTGAAGCGCCTCACCTTCAATGCTGTCTTCTGCTTCCTGCTGGATGGCGAGTGAGCGTACAGAGATGCGAGATGCATCGGCTGCGTTGAAGCCTTCGACGTATCCGCGAGCACCGGAATGGACGTCAGGATCGATGTTTTCGCGTTCGCACCATGCGTCGAATGCGAGGTCTTCCATGGGGTGAGCATCGCTCCATGCCGTCATCTGTTCGAGGACGTTGAATGGCGAATCTTTATCGCTGTGCGTGCCTTCGTCCTGCGGATGGAGCGAGTCGTCGCTGCAGTCGTAATTGAAGTCCTGGCCGGAGAGCTCGTAGGTTTCGAGGTTGAGGTCTTCGAGCAGCGCGAGAAGTTCTGGCGGATTGCCGTGTATGAATTCCGCGCCGAGTTCGATGTAGTTGCCGTCTTGTTGCACAGTGCGGATGCGGCCGCCGATGCGGTCCTGTGCTTCGAGCAGTGTTACCTGAAGGTCGCTGCTGGCGCGCAGTTTCATTGCAGCCATGAGGCCTGCGACTCCTCCACCGATGACGATGACGTGTTTCAACGGGCTATCTCCACGGGAGATTTTGCGAGCAGATCACGCAAGAGATTGATGGCCTCTTCGCGTGTGTGGATGGCGCCTTCGAGTTGCGCGTCTTCCAAGTCCTGCAACAGTTGTTTGAAACGCGGGCCGGGGCGGAGGCCAG contains the following coding sequences:
- a CDS encoding EamA family transporter; the protein is MTRKHENTSRSLVIVAFACVYFFWGSTFVAIRVGVQSLSPAFVSGFRYCAAGVIMLTVLALRGTRIVLPRAEFQRALLLGVVMLTGNNVMISWAEQSLSAGLAALLAAGIPLMIALAETFIPGGTPLNRMGWLGTVLGFAGLVVLLAPLLRGGVGSASTGVVIMLVADLLWVVGSLYSGRRPSTVDPLLGAGWQMLLGGTLSIVLGSALGGWQSAHWNKSALLAVLWLVFFGSLVGYTAYMWLLHHVPVAKVATYAYVNPIVSVALSSVLLHESLHGSQWIAMAIILASVALVTASKSKPKAA
- a CDS encoding flavin monoamine oxidase family protein, with the protein product MKHVIVIGGGVAGLMAAMKLRASSDLQVTLLEAQDRIGGRIRTVQQDGNYIELGAEFIHGNPPELLALLEDLNLETYELSGQDFNYDCSDDSLHPQDEGTHSDKDSPFNVLEQMTAWSDAHPMEDLAFDAWCERENIDPDVHSGARGYVEGFNAADASRISVRSLAIQQEAEDSIEGEALHHVKGGYHRLPKEIAARFTRLGGTLRLQSQVKSITWSRGSVDVQLHSDESLHADAAIITLPLGVLQSSSVAFSPAPADILQQANRMAMGPVVRMCLVFRNRWWAQLDHLQKKALQKLSFILPEEQRSDLNFRVFWAGYPSLDPVLTAWAGGTSTEAFAAMTDEQIAEAACHDLSRIFGVPKQQILDELVTQHRHDWSSDPLFGGAYSWVPAGAVDASEKMTHPVEDTLFFAGEHTDTTGHWGTVHGALRSGIRAAQQLLDSH